Within the Saccharomonospora amisosensis genome, the region TCCTGCTCACTGTCGGCACCGGCCTGGCCGTCGCGGCCGAATTCTCGCTGACCACCCTCGAGCGCAGCACGATCGAAGCCAACGTCCGGCAGGTCGGTGACCGCCGGTCCAAGACCGTGCTCAAGGCCCACCGGACGCTGTCGTTCCAGCTATCCGGCGCGCAGGTGGCCATCACGATCACCACGCTCGTCACCGGCTACGTCGCCGAGCCACTGCTCGGCCGCTTCGTGCGGCCCGCGCTGACCGGGTTGGGCATGCCGGAGGGCGCGGCGGCGGGCACCTCGCTGGTCGTCGCCATGCTCCTGGCCACGGCGCTGTCGATGGTGATCGGCGAGATGGTGCCGAAGAATCTCGCCGTGGCGCGCCCGTTGCAGACCGCCCGCGCCGTCGCCGGCTACCACTCCCGGTTCTCCGCGCTGTTTCGCTGGCTGATCACCCTGATGAACAACAGCGCGAACTGGGTGGTTCGCAAACTCGGGGTGGAACCGCAGGAGGAACTGCGGTCGGCGCGCTCGCCGCAGGAGCTGGGCTCCATCGTTCGCTCCAGTGCCGAGTCGGGAACCCTCGACGTCTCCACGGCGGAGCTGCTCGACCGCTCGCTGCGGTTCGGCGACCGCACCGCGGCGGAGCTGATGACGCCGAGGGTGCGGCTTGAGGCGCTGCACGTCGACGCGGACGTGAACGACCTGGTGGCGCTTTCGCGCTCCACCGGCCGTTCCCGCTTCCCCGTCTACCGGGAGGACCTGGACGATGTGCAGGGCGCCGTCCACGTCAAACAGGCCTTCACCGTGCCCTCCGGCGAGCGCGAGAGCACCACGATCGGCTCGCTGATGAGGCCGATGCCGACGGTGCCCGAGTCGCTTCCCGGTGACGCGCTGCTGGATCGGCTCCGCGACTCCCGCTTCCAGCTCGCACTCGTTGTCGACGAGTACGGCGGCACGGCTGGCCTGGTGACGCTGGAGGACGTCGTCGAGGAGATCGTCGGGGAGGTCCGCGACGAGCATGACGAGCGGGAGGAGCCGACCTCCCAGCAGATCACCGCCGACAGCTGGGTCGTCTCAGGTCAGCTGCGCGACGACGAGGTGCTGGACATCACCGGCTTCCGGATGCCCGAAGGCGACTACGAGACGGTCGCGGGCCTGCTGCTGGAGCGGCTCGGCAAGATCCCCGATGTCGGCGACCGCGTGGACATCGACGGCTGGCGGTTGATCGTGACGGACATGGACAGGCACCGCGTGGCCGAGGTGTGCGTGCAGCGACGGGAGGGGTCCGGTTGAGCGACTGGGTCTCGATCGCCCTTATCGGCGTTCTGCTGCTGTCCAACGCCTTCTTCGTCGGCGCGGAGTTCTCGCTGATCTCCTCACGCCGTGACCGCCTCGAGGCCTTGCTGGAGCAGGGCAAGACGCGGGCGAGGATCGTACTCAAGGCGGGCCGCAACGTGTCGGCGATGCTGGCGGGCGCCCAACTCGGCATCACGATCTCCTCGCTGTTGTTGCTGCTGTTCGGTGAGCCCGCCGTGGCGCACCAGCTCGAGGCACTGGTGACGGCGGTGGGGCTGCCGCTGCCCGGATACCTGGTGCACGCCGTGGCCTTCGCCGTCACGCTGATCGGCCTCACGCTGCTGCACGTCCTCGTCGGCGAGATGGTGCCCAAGAACCTGGCCATCGCCGAGCCGGAACGGCTCGCGCTGTGGCTGGTGCCGCCGCACGTGTTGTGGGTGCGGGTGGTCAGTCCGTTCATCTGGGTGCTCAACGGCGTCGCCAACTCGCTGCTGCGGCTGTTCAAGGTGCAGCCGAGGGACGCCGTGGAAACCGGCTACACCTCCGACGAGCTCGCCGCCCTGCTTAGCGAGTCGAGGCGGGAGGGCCTGCTGGAATACTCCGAGCACCGCAGGCTGAGCCAGACGCTGTCGTCGGTGGGCAAGACCGTGGCCGACGTGCAGGTGGGGCTTCAGGAGTTGACGACGCTGCCGCCCAGCCCCACCGTCGGCGACGTGGAACGCGCCGTGTCGTCCACCGGATTCTCGCGGTTCCCGGTACGCGCACCCGGCGGCGGTTTCTCCGGGTATCTGCATGTCAAGGACGTGCTGGACCAGGTGGCCGACGACCCAGCAACCACCGTGCCCGCCGCCAAGACGAGGAAGCTGACCGAGTTGCCGCTGTACGCCAAGCTGGACAGGGCGCTGTCGGCGATGCGGCGGGAGGGCAGCCACCTTGCCGTAGCGGTGGACGGCGACGGCACGGTTACCGGAATCGTGGCGCTGGAGGACCTCCTGGAGGAGTACGTGGGTACCGTTCGTGACGGTACCCACGTCACGAGGTGACCATGCGGCTGACCGAACGGCAGTGGCACGAACGCGAGCGGGCACACGTCGAGCGGATGCGTCGCTGGACGGTGCCGCATCGCGCCCGCAGGTCGAGAGCGGAGAAGCACCCGGTTCTGGACTTCCTGTTCACCTACTACTCGCACCCGCCCGCGCACCTGGAGCGCTGGCAACCGGGCCCTGGCGTGGTTCTCGAAGGTCAGTCGGCCACCCGTTTCCTGCGCGGGGGCGGGTATCACGAGGTGGCAGGCGGGGTGGCGGTGAACGAAGCCACCGCCACCTCCACCTCCACCGCGGCCGGGGGCAGGGCCGCCGAGCGCACGCTTGCCCTGCTGGAGGCGACCGCGCGGCGAGCACCGAGGCTGAGCTGTTTCGGGCTGCACGAGTGGGCCATGGTCTACCGGGAGTCTCCGGAGCGGCTTCGGCACCCACAACTGCCGCTGCGGCTCGGCTCGGCGGGCACCGACGAGGTGCTGGAGTCACTCGGCGTGCGCTGTGGGCACTTCGACGCCTTCCGGTTCTTCACCGAGGCGGCCCGCCCGCTCAACGCGCTTCGGCCCACCAGACAGACCCAACCCGAGCTCGACCAGCCCGGCTGTCTTCATGTCGGGATGGACCTGTACAAGTGGGCGTACCAGCTCGGTGCCTTCGTGCCTGCCGAACTGCTCGGCGATTGCTTCGAACTGGCGGCCGACATCCGGGAGCTGGACATGCGGGCCAGCCCCTACGACCTGTCCGCCATGGGGTACTCGCCGGTGCGGATCGAGACGGCTGAGGGCCGCGCCGAGTACGCCCGAGCACAGGAGTCGTTCGCGCGCAGAGCCGCCCCGCTACGAGCTCGCCTGATCGAGTGCTACCGAACGCTACTCACCGCCTTCGACCAGCGACACAGCCGAACCTGATTTTCGTCACAGTCCGAAATCGTTGCTGGGCTGATAGAGTGATAACGTTTTGGTTTCGTTAACCGAGCGTATTCACTCGGGTATCGAGAGGACGGAGAGGACTCCGATGGGGCGACACAGCATCGTCGACCACCCCGCCGTCGAGCGGTCCGACGCGCTGACCTCCACCGGCACCCACAGGGCGATCGGCAAGGCTACCCGTCGCGGCGTGGCCGCGTGGCCGATCGCGAGCGTCGTCCTGGTTGTACTGCTCGTGCTGGGCTGGTTCGGCTGGAACTGGGCCGACGGCGTCGTGCAGAACAGGGCGCAGGCACAGGCGGCCGACTGCCAGGAGGGCGAAACCTCCATCCAGGTCGCTGTCGCACCGTCGATCGAGCAACCGGTGACACGGGCCGCGCAGACGTGGAACGAGAACCGCACCGTGGTGCACGGCTACTGCGTCGACGTCGATGTCAAGGCCGTCGCCGCGCAGCAGGTGCTCGACTCGCTGCTCGCTGGTTCCCCGGCTGGAATGCCCGCCGCGTGGATTCCCGAGTCCTCCTCCTCGATCGACCAGCTGTCCAAGCAGCGGCCCGGCCTGCTCGGCTCGAGTGGGCGGTCGGTGGCCTCGGGCGCAGCCGGCGACTACCCGTACGTGACGCTGGCCGGTGAGCAGGTCGACGACGTACAGCAGCGGGCCGCTCAGTCGTTCCGGGCCTTCCTGGTGGCGCCCGCGCAGCGAACCGGCTTCAGCGACGTCGGCCTCACCCCTGCCACGCGGTGACGGCCCGGCCCGTGGCCTCGTCCGCGGGGTAGAACGCCTCGATCGACAGTTCGGCGAGCGTGATGTCGAGCGGGGTGCCGAACGTCGCCACGGTGCTGAAGAACGACAGCTCCTCGCCGTCACCGCCACGCAGCCGCAACGGCACCATGATGTCCCCCGGCGCGGGCAACTCCACCTCGGGTACGCGCTGCTCACATGGGTAGCCGCGCAACTCCGCCAGCAGCGCGGCCAGCCCTTCGTCGCCGGTCGCCGCGACCTCGCGACGTAGCCTGCCCAGCAGGTGCGCACGCCACTCCCCCAGATTCGCGATCATCGGCGCCATCCCGCCGGGGTGCAGCGTGACCCGCAGGACATTCATCGGCGGCCGCAACAACTCGGGCGCCACCCCTGCCAGCAGCATCGTCACACCCGCGTTGCTGTCCACCAGGTTCCAGCCGCGGTCCACGGCCACGGCGGGAAACGGCAGGTGAGCGGTGAGCAACCGGCGCACGGCCTCCCGTGCCGCTGCCAGTTCCGGAGCCTCCAGCGACGTCTCGGTGTAGACCGGCGCGTAACCGGCAGCGAGCAGCAACCTGTTGCGTTCCCGCAGCGGCACGTCAAGGTGCTCGCTCAGCAGCAGTACCAGCTGCCTGCTGGGCTTGGCCCTACCGGTCTCGACGAAGCTGAGGTGCCGCGTGCTCACACCCGCCGCGACGGAGAGGTCCAACTGACTGACGCGACGTCGGCCGCGCCATTGTCGTAGCAGCTCACCGAAGGGTTCGCGAGGCGCCCTGGCCGCCGTCATGGTGCTCATGCCGCACAACGCTATGCCGTTGCGTTTCGTCCATGCCATGACCTCACGGGTAATCGACACGCCGCCACGGTGGCGACACCGTATGGATTCGGCACTTCGAAGCGCGCCGTATAGGTCGTTATACACAAGTGCCGGTCCGTGATCAGTAGGCGAAAGGAAAGGCCATGTCGCAACCCGACTCACAGTTCAGCACGCTGGCGCACCGCTACCTGGAGGTGTTCAACACCACCGACCCCACGCAACGGCGGGCGCTCATCGAGCGGTTGTTCACCTCGGGGGCTACCTACACCGATCCGCTCGCCACGGTCACGGGTTGGGACGGGATCGACACGTTCGTCGCGGGAGCCCAGCGCCAGTTCGCAGGCCTGTCCTTCGAACTGGGCG harbors:
- a CDS encoding hemolysin family protein — protein: MDILLTVLGALFVILLTVGTGLAVAAEFSLTTLERSTIEANVRQVGDRRSKTVLKAHRTLSFQLSGAQVAITITTLVTGYVAEPLLGRFVRPALTGLGMPEGAAAGTSLVVAMLLATALSMVIGEMVPKNLAVARPLQTARAVAGYHSRFSALFRWLITLMNNSANWVVRKLGVEPQEELRSARSPQELGSIVRSSAESGTLDVSTAELLDRSLRFGDRTAAELMTPRVRLEALHVDADVNDLVALSRSTGRSRFPVYREDLDDVQGAVHVKQAFTVPSGERESTTIGSLMRPMPTVPESLPGDALLDRLRDSRFQLALVVDEYGGTAGLVTLEDVVEEIVGEVRDEHDEREEPTSQQITADSWVVSGQLRDDEVLDITGFRMPEGDYETVAGLLLERLGKIPDVGDRVDIDGWRLIVTDMDRHRVAEVCVQRREGSG
- a CDS encoding hemolysin family protein; its protein translation is MSDWVSIALIGVLLLSNAFFVGAEFSLISSRRDRLEALLEQGKTRARIVLKAGRNVSAMLAGAQLGITISSLLLLLFGEPAVAHQLEALVTAVGLPLPGYLVHAVAFAVTLIGLTLLHVLVGEMVPKNLAIAEPERLALWLVPPHVLWVRVVSPFIWVLNGVANSLLRLFKVQPRDAVETGYTSDELAALLSESRREGLLEYSEHRRLSQTLSSVGKTVADVQVGLQELTTLPPSPTVGDVERAVSSTGFSRFPVRAPGGGFSGYLHVKDVLDQVADDPATTVPAAKTRKLTELPLYAKLDRALSAMRREGSHLAVAVDGDGTVTGIVALEDLLEEYVGTVRDGTHVTR
- a CDS encoding 3-methyladenine DNA glycosylase gives rise to the protein MRLTERQWHERERAHVERMRRWTVPHRARRSRAEKHPVLDFLFTYYSHPPAHLERWQPGPGVVLEGQSATRFLRGGGYHEVAGGVAVNEATATSTSTAAGGRAAERTLALLEATARRAPRLSCFGLHEWAMVYRESPERLRHPQLPLRLGSAGTDEVLESLGVRCGHFDAFRFFTEAARPLNALRPTRQTQPELDQPGCLHVGMDLYKWAYQLGAFVPAELLGDCFELAADIRELDMRASPYDLSAMGYSPVRIETAEGRAEYARAQESFARRAAPLRARLIECYRTLLTAFDQRHSRT
- a CDS encoding substrate-binding domain-containing protein, coding for MGRHSIVDHPAVERSDALTSTGTHRAIGKATRRGVAAWPIASVVLVVLLVLGWFGWNWADGVVQNRAQAQAADCQEGETSIQVAVAPSIEQPVTRAAQTWNENRTVVHGYCVDVDVKAVAAQQVLDSLLAGSPAGMPAAWIPESSSSIDQLSKQRPGLLGSSGRSVASGAAGDYPYVTLAGEQVDDVQQRAAQSFRAFLVAPAQRTGFSDVGLTPATR
- a CDS encoding helix-turn-helix domain-containing protein, yielding MTAARAPREPFGELLRQWRGRRRVSQLDLSVAAGVSTRHLSFVETGRAKPSRQLVLLLSEHLDVPLRERNRLLLAAGYAPVYTETSLEAPELAAAREAVRRLLTAHLPFPAVAVDRGWNLVDSNAGVTMLLAGVAPELLRPPMNVLRVTLHPGGMAPMIANLGEWRAHLLGRLRREVAATGDEGLAALLAELRGYPCEQRVPEVELPAPGDIMVPLRLRGGDGEELSFFSTVATFGTPLDITLAELSIEAFYPADEATGRAVTAWQG
- a CDS encoding nuclear transport factor 2 family protein, whose protein sequence is MSQPDSQFSTLAHRYLEVFNTTDPTQRRALIERLFTSGATYTDPLATVTGWDGIDTFVAGAQRQFAGLSFELGEQVDGHHHIARFQWRLGQGGTSEPIVIGFDVIVTEGEHISGVYGFLDKVPA